In a single window of the Coffea eugenioides isolate CCC68of unplaced genomic scaffold, Ceug_1.0 ScVebR1_2904;HRSCAF=4023, whole genome shotgun sequence genome:
- the LOC113757282 gene encoding uncharacterized protein LOC113757282, protein MPTGDQSLIANLVYRNCEIWVGVLKLLADLIGLAIKGCDVILGMDWLVGYPAQFNCRMKTVELCILGEATLKLDVTGRLASSAFISGIRIRKMLSKGGQGYLAFLINTPSDKVKLEDVPVIKDYPDMFPEELESLPPERGIAFKIDVVPGVAPISKIPYRMALVELKELKLQL, encoded by the coding sequence ATGCCTACTGGAGATCAAAGTTTAATTGCCAATTTGGTGTATAGAAATTGCGAGATATGGGTTGGAGTGCTAAAATTAttggccgatttgataggtttagctattaaggggtGTGATGTCATCCTAGGTATGGATTGGTTAGTTGGCTACCCTGCTCAGTTTAATTGTAGGATGAAAACGGTAGAGCTATGTATTCTGGGAGAGGCAACCCTAAAATTGGATGTAACGGGTAGACTAGCTTCATCGGCCTTTATTTCAGGAATTCGAATTAGAAAAATGTTGAGTAAGGGAGGtcaaggatatttggcttttcttataaatactcctagtgataaggtgaagTTGGAGGATGTGCCAGTGATAAAGGACTATCCAGATATGTTTCCTGAGGAACTAGAGTCATTGCCACCGGAAAGAGGGATAGCATTTAAAATTGATGTGGTTCCAGGGGTAGCGCCTATCTCTAAAATACCTTATAGAATGGCTCTCGTTGAATTAAAAGAACTGAAGTTGCAATTGTAG